Sequence from the Streptomyces mobaraensis NBRC 13819 = DSM 40847 genome:
GTCGCGCTGGAAGGCGGTGCGGCCCGGCCGCTTGTCGGGCTCGGGGGCCCAGCGCTCCAGGTCCGGGGCGTCGTAGCCGTCGAGGGCGGGCGCTTCCCCGCGGGCGGTTGCTGCTGAGCCGTTCATACCCCCGACGGTAGTCCCCGGGTCTGACAAGGGCATGGGGCCCCTCGGCCCGTTCCCGTCCCCGTCCCCGTCCCCCGTCCCCGTCCACCCGTACCCCGTCCGGTCCGCGCGGGCGTGGAACCGCGCCGCCCCGCACGGCGTTCTTTCCGTCCGGAGAGGGGGAGGCGAACGTGAGTGTGAAAAAGTGGGCGCGCCGATGGCTGCCCGCCACCCGCAAGGGCAGGCGCCGGGCCGTCCAGGCGGTGATGGCGGCCTGTGTGCTGGGCCTGCTGCCCGTCACCTGGGTGCACGCCGCCGCGGACGCGCGGCTGCGGCGGGTCGAGGACGTGCCGCCGGCGCCGGTGGCCGTCGTCTTCGGCGCGGGCCTGTGGCAGGGCAAGCCGTCCCCCTACCTGGCGCACCGGCTCGACACCGCGATCGACCTCTACCGCGCGGGCAAGGTCCGCGTCCTCCTGGTCACCGGCGACAACGGCCGCCAGCAGTACAACGAGCCGGACGCCATGCGCGCCTACCTCCACGAGCACGGCGTCCCCGACGACCGCGTGGTCGCCGACTACGCCGGCTTCGACACCTGGGACTCCTGCACCCGCGCCCGCCGCGTCTTCGGGGTGCGCAAGGCGGTGCTGGTCACCCAGGACTTCCACATCCGGCGGGCGGTGGCGCTGTGCGACGCGGCCGGGATCGACGTGTACGGGGTGGGCGTGGAGGCGAAGCGCGACCGCACCTGGTACGCGGCCGGGGCCCGGGAGATCCTGGCGGCCGGGAAGGCGGCCGTGAACGCGGCGGTGCGGCCGGGGCCGAGGTTCCTGGGCCCGCGCGAGCCGGGGGTGGACCGGGCACTGGAGGCGGCGGGGCGGTGATCCTCGGGGCGGGGCCCTCGCCGTCACCGGACTCGCGGCCACCCGCCGGCTTCCTCGGCTACCGCTTGGGTTCCCGGCCGTTTATGGCGTCGACGTACAGCCGGAAGATCTCGTCGTCGTTCAGGGGGCTGTACGACACCTGGGACGAGCGGTCGCCGTCCGGGCCGCCGCCGTTGAGCCCGCCCAGGACGCCGACCAGGTCGCCGGTCCGCGTCCGCTCGTTGAAGTGGACCAGCCAGGGGCTGCCGGAGGTGCCGGAGAAGAAGCCGTCGCACCGCATCTTCAGCTGGTTGTGGTTCTCCAGCTTGTTCGTCAGGGCGGTGCAGCGGATGGCCTCGTCGGCGGGGTCGTCGTCCGCGCTGGGATAGCCGATGACGGTCACCCGGTTGACGTAGCCGGGGGTGCGGGCCAGCCGGTTGGCGCCGGTGACCTGCTCGATCTGACGGCCCTTCGCGTCGGGCCGGACGGTGGCGAAGGCGAAGTCGAGGTCGGAGCCCTCACCGGTGTCGGTGCGTCTGGGATCGGTGAAGGTGCGGTCCACCGCCCACACGCCGTACGGCTGCTCCTTGGCGCCCGCCTGATAGTCCGGCACGAACGCGGCGTCCTCGCCGATCGAGCAGTGCCCGGCGGTGACCAGCAGGTTCCCCTTGGGGCTGTGGACGACGCTGGCCGTGCAGTGATGGCTCTTCATGTCGTCGCCGGTGTAGAAGAGGACGCCCACCGAGGGCACTCCGCCGAAGTGCCGCGCGCTGCCCGTGATGCGCTGCGCCTCGCTCCGGGCGTCGGCGTCCGCCGCGTCGTCGGACGCCGTCCCGGCGGACGGCCCGGCCGCGGACGCGGTGGGGTCGGGGCCCCAGAACCGCCGCGCCTGCTCGCTGGTCCAGCTGCGGTCCTTCCCGTGGCCGCCGGCCTGCGGGACGGCCGCCGCCAGCACGACGACATAGAGTCCCGCCAGCGTGGCCCGGCCCCATCGGGCCCGGCTCCACCGGGGAAAACGCACAGGCACCCCCACCACGTTCGGAAGGTCGTTCACAGGCTAACGGCACCATCCGGCGCGGACGGCCGCCGGACGGTTTTCCGTACCGTCGGACGACCGACGATCCGGTGTATGACCAGCGTACGAATGATCGTCAACCATCCACCACATCCGGTACGGGAAGTCTCGTCCCGCCCGCCCCGATCACACGAACGGCGTCCGCCCGGCACGGCCCATCGGTCGTACCCGGCCTACGCGGCCCACTGGTCGTAACCGAGCTTGCCGAGCAGCGCCAGCACCACGACGACCAGGACCACGCGCACGAACCCGCTCCCCCGCTTCAGCGCCATCCGGGCGCCCAGCGTCCCGCCCGCCAGGTTGAACACGGCCATCGGCAGCGCCACCGACCACAGCACCGCGCCCTGGAGCGAGAAGGTGACCAGGGCGCCGATGTTGGTGCAGACGTTGACGATTTTGGCGGTGCCGGAGGCGGCCACCAGGTCCATGTGGAGGATCCCGGCCAGCGCCAGGACGAGGAAGGTGCCGGTGCCGGGGCCGATCAGGCCGTCGTAGAAGCCGATGCCCAGACCGGCGACGAGGATCGCCGTCCACACCCGCCGCCGGCTCACCGGCCCGCCGGCCGCCGCGACGGCGCCGAAGCCCGGCCGCAGCAGGACGAAGGCCAGGACCATGACCAGGATCACCATGATCAGCGGCCGGAGCAGCGCACTGTCGATGCCGGAGGCGAACACCGCCCCGGCCAGCGACCCGCCGAGCGCGGCGAGTCCGGTGCGGAAGGCGGTGCGCAGGTCGAGGGGGGCGCGGC
This genomic interval carries:
- a CDS encoding vancomycin high temperature exclusion protein, producing MKKWARRWLPATRKGRRRAVQAVMAACVLGLLPVTWVHAAADARLRRVEDVPPAPVAVVFGAGLWQGKPSPYLAHRLDTAIDLYRAGKVRVLLVTGDNGRQQYNEPDAMRAYLHEHGVPDDRVVADYAGFDTWDSCTRARRVFGVRKAVLVTQDFHIRRAVALCDAAGIDVYGVGVEAKRDRTWYAAGAREILAAGKAAVNAAVRPGPRFLGPREPGVDRALEAAGR
- a CDS encoding trypsin-like serine peptidase, whose translation is MPVRFPRWSRARWGRATLAGLYVVVLAAAVPQAGGHGKDRSWTSEQARRFWGPDPTASAAGPSAGTASDDAADADARSEAQRITGSARHFGGVPSVGVLFYTGDDMKSHHCTASVVHSPKGNLLVTAGHCSIGEDAAFVPDYQAGAKEQPYGVWAVDRTFTDPRRTDTGEGSDLDFAFATVRPDAKGRQIEQVTGANRLARTPGYVNRVTVIGYPSADDDPADEAIRCTALTNKLENHNQLKMRCDGFFSGTSGSPWLVHFNERTRTGDLVGVLGGLNGGGPDGDRSSQVSYSPLNDDEIFRLYVDAINGREPKR
- a CDS encoding TSUP family transporter, with protein sequence MTPDISLTTLLLLCLAAATAGWIDAVVGGGGLLQLPALLVGLPYAAPAHVLGTNKAVAIWGTAAAAVSYARRAPLDLRTAFRTGLAALGGSLAGAVFASGIDSALLRPLIMVILVMVLAFVLLRPGFGAVAAAGGPVSRRRVWTAILVAGLGIGFYDGLIGPGTGTFLVLALAGILHMDLVAASGTAKIVNVCTNIGALVTFSLQGAVLWSVALPMAVFNLAGGTLGARMALKRGSGFVRVVLVVVVLALLGKLGYDQWAA